The Streptomyces sp. NBC_01197 genome window below encodes:
- a CDS encoding ABC transporter permease: MSTATIEKPGPAVPAAAAGEGRIGLRANLRHIGALARRNALQIKADPDSMVDVLFMPIIFTLLFVFVFGGAIAGKGNQTQYVDYVVPGLMAMMGMNIAMAVGTGVNDDFKKGVMDRFRSMPIARSSVLIAKIVVEIGRMLVAIAILLTVGFILGLTIHTSVLSLFAAIGLSLVFGASLMWIFILLGLTMKTVQAVQGMAMLVLMPLQFGSSIFAPPTTMPGWLQAFTDYNPLSNLADAARNLLNGGPVAHSVLMTLGWSVAITALTAPLAIRKFRKKT, translated from the coding sequence ATGAGCACGGCAACGATCGAGAAACCGGGACCCGCCGTGCCGGCCGCGGCCGCCGGTGAGGGGCGGATCGGGCTGCGGGCCAATCTGCGCCACATCGGAGCCCTGGCCCGGCGCAACGCGCTGCAGATCAAGGCGGATCCGGACTCGATGGTCGACGTCCTGTTCATGCCGATCATCTTCACCCTGCTGTTCGTCTTCGTCTTCGGCGGCGCCATCGCGGGCAAGGGCAACCAGACGCAGTACGTCGACTACGTCGTCCCGGGCCTGATGGCGATGATGGGCATGAACATCGCCATGGCCGTCGGCACCGGGGTCAACGACGACTTCAAGAAGGGGGTGATGGACCGGTTCCGCAGTATGCCCATCGCTCGGTCGTCCGTCCTGATCGCGAAGATCGTCGTGGAGATCGGCCGGATGCTGGTCGCCATCGCGATCCTGCTGACCGTGGGCTTCATCCTGGGTCTCACCATCCACACCTCGGTGCTCTCGCTCTTCGCGGCGATCGGCCTCTCGCTGGTGTTCGGCGCCTCGCTGATGTGGATCTTCATCCTGCTCGGACTGACCATGAAGACGGTGCAGGCCGTCCAGGGGATGGCCATGCTGGTCCTGATGCCGCTCCAGTTCGGCTCGTCGATCTTCGCCCCGCCCACCACGATGCCGGGCTGGCTCCAGGCGTTCACCGACTACAACCCGCTCTCCAACCTCGCGGACGCGGCACGGAACCTGCTGAACGGCGGCCCGGTCGCCCACTCCGTGCTGATGACGCTCGGCTGGTCGGTGGCGATCACCGCGCTCACCGCGCCGCTGGCGATCCGGAAGTTCCGCAAGAAGACCTGA
- a CDS encoding DUF6578 domain-containing protein, with amino-acid sequence MTVWQVVYADWEMECCGTPFSVGDEVTWTVGPYGGVGPGLPGGTLCVSNHGMGGPLAEPLTARVRSIRVVTEEFAETPDGSGCEPVPGRLALRSVRRCPKWFSREADGAGGPGHDRRATGVLVELERPGG; translated from the coding sequence ATGACGGTATGGCAGGTGGTGTACGCGGACTGGGAGATGGAGTGCTGCGGCACCCCGTTCTCGGTGGGCGACGAGGTCACATGGACCGTGGGCCCGTACGGCGGGGTCGGCCCCGGCCTGCCCGGCGGGACGCTCTGCGTCTCGAACCACGGCATGGGCGGCCCGCTGGCGGAGCCGCTGACCGCGCGCGTCCGGTCGATCCGGGTGGTGACAGAGGAGTTCGCGGAGACGCCGGACGGGTCCGGATGCGAGCCCGTGCCGGGGCGGCTCGCGCTGCGCTCCGTGCGGCGCTGCCCGAAGTGGTTCAGCCGCGAGGCGGACGGAGCCGGCGGGCCCGGTCACGACAGGCGTGCGACCGGTGTGCTGGTCGAGCTGGAGAGACCGGGCGGCTGA
- a CDS encoding ATP-binding cassette domain-containing protein, which translates to MTRIDKNPGNGGPAVQVRGLVKHYGDTKALDGVDLDVREGTVLGVLGPNGAGKTTLVRVLSTLLQPDSGTATVAGYNVLTQPRQLRRVIGLTGQYASVDEKLSGWENLYLIGRLLDLPRKDARRRADELLERFSLTEAARKAAMNYSGGMRRRLDLAASMIGNPSVLYLDEPTTGLDPRTRNEVWDEVQRMVAEGATVLITTQYMEEAEQLANELTVIDKGKVIANGEVNELKAKVGGRTLQIEPSDRAQLPAMARALAEAGLDGVAGSQAVPDEGLLNVPILSDEQLTAVVGLLASRGFGITNIGTHLPSLDEVFLAITGQKPSVQDRFDQNEKTDQVQEAAV; encoded by the coding sequence ATGACGCGAATCGACAAGAACCCCGGGAACGGCGGACCCGCCGTACAGGTGCGGGGGCTGGTGAAGCACTACGGGGACACCAAGGCCCTGGACGGCGTGGACCTGGACGTACGGGAGGGCACGGTCCTCGGTGTGCTCGGGCCCAACGGCGCCGGGAAGACCACCCTCGTACGGGTCCTCTCCACCCTGCTGCAGCCCGACTCGGGCACCGCCACCGTGGCCGGCTACAACGTACTGACCCAGCCCCGGCAGCTGCGCCGGGTGATCGGGCTCACCGGGCAGTACGCATCGGTCGACGAGAAGCTCTCCGGCTGGGAGAACCTCTACCTGATCGGCAGGCTGCTCGACCTCCCCCGCAAGGACGCCAGGCGCCGAGCCGACGAGCTGCTTGAGCGGTTCTCGCTGACGGAGGCGGCCAGGAAGGCCGCGATGAACTACTCGGGCGGGATGCGCCGCAGGCTCGACCTGGCGGCCTCGATGATCGGCAACCCGTCGGTGCTCTACCTGGACGAGCCGACGACCGGTCTCGACCCCCGTACCCGCAACGAGGTCTGGGACGAGGTGCAGCGGATGGTCGCGGAGGGGGCGACCGTGCTCATCACCACCCAGTACATGGAGGAGGCCGAGCAGCTCGCCAACGAGCTGACGGTCATCGACAAGGGCAAGGTCATCGCCAACGGCGAGGTGAACGAGCTGAAGGCGAAGGTCGGCGGCCGCACCCTTCAGATCGAGCCGAGCGACCGCGCCCAGCTGCCCGCCATGGCGCGCGCCCTGGCCGAGGCCGGGCTCGACGGTGTCGCGGGCTCGCAGGCGGTTCCCGACGAGGGCCTGCTCAACGTGCCGATCCTCAGCGACGAGCAACTGACCGCGGTGGTCGGCCTGCTGGCCTCGCGCGGCTTCGGCATCACCAACATCGGCACCCATCTGCCCAGCCTGGACGAGGTGTTCCTGGCCATCACCGGCCAGAAGCCCAGCGTGCAGGACCGCTTCGACCAGAACGAGAAGACGGACCAGGTCCAGGAGGCCGCGGTATGA
- a CDS encoding AfsR/SARP family transcriptional regulator — translation MRYRILSTTQALRPDGTAVALGGARLRALLTVLALRVGRTVPAAVLVGEVWDGEPPADATGALQALVARLRRALGHAAVSSVDGGYRLCADPDDVDLYRFERLAGEGARALDEGDPAKAAGLLEDALALWRGMVLADLPDRTAVAARWEARRLDARRAALAAALALGRADETLPELAALCADHPIDEPLQALRIRALRDAGRTAEGLVAYEEVRRGLVELLGADPGPELRALHAGLLSPGEPAPPTEPAASAVPAAPADQSSGQGSAGPEPAGTRAAAPGSGGRGPGNLRARLTSFVGRESDIDALRADLGSARLVTLLGPGGAGKTRLSQEAAEAASGAWPDGVWLAELAPVDDPETVPEAVLGALGARQTVLRGAGAEEIRAADRHADDPLTRLAEHCSRRRMLLLLDNCEHVIAAAATLAEMLLARCPGLTILATSREPLGVPGEVVRPVEPLPQPSALRLFAERGSAARPDFRIDDDPAAATEICRRLDGLPLAIELAAARLRMLSPRQIADRLDNRFRLLTGGARTTLPRQQTLRAVVDWSWDLLDEPERTVLRRLSVFAGGCGLTAVEAVCGADALDVLGSLVDKSLVVAVPSGEDEMRYQLLETVGEYAAERLDEAGDRADAEHGHLVHYRELARRADPELRGHGQRAAIDLLVREYENVRTALRRAVATGDEQEALILVHSLAWFWQMRDLRGDARHWAAATADLGPDPFEPPVVKAPPLHERCTDAPPPMSPELLEEARRGVRLIHLSSADHDFDDWSTPASRERLSRVVEAYGPGLPQTCRSPASLWFFAIMLTGSPAQLREVLDETVRSCRNFGYEWELAAALQMRANVLANRSDWAGDAARDAEEALDIFSRLGDAWGAAEALSARGEARERRGDFLPAGEDYRMAFGYAEQLGARTQVAVLRARYAGVLMEAGRGDEGETILRQILEEERGPDVGHEVWPVARMLLATWLGRTGRPAEARVELALLHEKFKLGPLAFFEGMLFGLMAWLDNEEGQYADARAKARKAITRARDPLSLMVAPQMPAAHLVTYAWALAGPGDPAEARDAVRLIAASDAQLPPGHFSATTERANREQAEAAGRAALGDAGYERAYAEGGGLTPEEATALVERRDQ, via the coding sequence GTGCGCTACCGGATCCTCTCCACGACCCAGGCGCTCCGCCCCGACGGCACGGCCGTCGCCCTCGGCGGGGCGCGGCTGCGTGCTCTCCTCACCGTGCTGGCGCTGCGCGTCGGACGGACCGTCCCGGCGGCCGTGCTGGTAGGCGAAGTGTGGGACGGCGAACCGCCCGCCGACGCCACCGGTGCGCTCCAGGCGCTGGTGGCCCGGCTGCGACGGGCGCTCGGACACGCGGCCGTCTCTTCCGTGGACGGCGGGTACCGGCTGTGCGCGGATCCGGACGACGTCGATCTGTACCGGTTCGAGCGGCTGGCGGGGGAGGGCGCGCGGGCCCTGGACGAGGGCGACCCGGCCAAGGCTGCCGGTCTGCTGGAGGACGCGCTGGCGCTGTGGCGGGGGATGGTGCTCGCCGACCTCCCCGACCGCACGGCCGTGGCGGCCCGCTGGGAGGCCCGGCGGCTGGACGCGCGCCGGGCGGCGCTCGCCGCCGCGCTCGCTCTCGGCCGGGCCGATGAGACGCTGCCTGAGCTGGCCGCGCTCTGCGCCGACCACCCGATCGACGAACCGCTGCAGGCCCTGCGGATCCGGGCCCTGCGGGACGCGGGGCGGACGGCGGAGGGGCTCGTGGCGTACGAGGAGGTGCGGCGCGGGCTCGTGGAGCTGCTCGGCGCGGACCCGGGCCCCGAACTGCGCGCGCTGCACGCCGGGTTGCTGTCGCCCGGCGAGCCCGCCCCGCCGACTGAGCCCGCCGCGTCCGCTGTGCCTGCTGCGCCCGCCGACCAGAGCTCGGGGCAGGGGTCTGCCGGTCCGGAGCCTGCTGGTACGCGCGCTGCCGCCCCCGGATCCGGCGGGCGTGGGCCCGGCAACCTCCGGGCCCGGCTGACCAGCTTCGTCGGGCGCGAGAGTGACATCGACGCCCTGCGCGCCGACCTCGGGTCGGCCCGGCTCGTCACGCTGCTCGGCCCCGGCGGGGCCGGGAAGACCCGGCTCTCGCAGGAGGCGGCCGAGGCCGCCTCCGGAGCCTGGCCGGACGGCGTGTGGCTGGCCGAACTCGCCCCGGTGGACGACCCGGAGACCGTGCCCGAAGCGGTACTCGGCGCACTCGGCGCCCGCCAGACGGTGCTGCGCGGCGCGGGCGCCGAGGAGATACGCGCCGCCGACCGGCACGCGGACGACCCCCTCACCCGGCTCGCCGAGCACTGCTCCCGCCGCCGTATGCTGCTCCTGCTCGACAACTGCGAGCACGTCATCGCGGCCGCCGCCACCCTCGCCGAGATGCTCCTCGCACGCTGCCCCGGACTGACGATCCTCGCCACCAGCCGGGAGCCGCTCGGGGTGCCCGGCGAAGTCGTACGCCCCGTTGAGCCGCTGCCCCAGCCGTCCGCGCTCCGGCTGTTCGCCGAGCGTGGGAGCGCCGCGAGACCGGACTTCCGGATCGACGACGACCCGGCGGCCGCCACCGAGATCTGCCGCCGCCTCGACGGACTGCCGCTCGCCATCGAACTCGCCGCGGCCCGGCTGCGGATGCTCTCCCCGCGCCAGATCGCCGACCGTCTCGACAACCGGTTCCGGCTGCTGACCGGCGGTGCCCGGACCACCCTGCCGCGCCAGCAGACCCTGCGCGCGGTCGTCGACTGGTCCTGGGACCTGCTGGACGAGCCGGAGCGCACCGTACTGCGCAGGCTCTCCGTCTTCGCCGGGGGCTGCGGGCTCACCGCGGTGGAGGCGGTGTGCGGCGCCGACGCACTGGACGTACTGGGCTCGCTGGTCGACAAGTCCCTGGTGGTGGCGGTCCCTTCGGGCGAGGACGAGATGCGCTACCAGCTCCTCGAAACCGTCGGCGAGTACGCGGCCGAGCGGCTGGACGAGGCGGGGGACCGCGCCGACGCCGAACACGGCCACCTGGTGCACTACCGGGAGCTGGCCAGGCGGGCCGACCCCGAGCTGCGCGGACACGGGCAGCGCGCGGCGATCGACCTGCTGGTGCGTGAGTACGAGAACGTACGCACCGCACTGCGCCGGGCCGTGGCGACGGGCGACGAGCAGGAGGCGCTGATCCTGGTGCACTCCCTCGCCTGGTTCTGGCAGATGCGCGATCTGCGCGGCGATGCCAGGCACTGGGCCGCCGCGACCGCGGACCTCGGACCCGACCCGTTCGAGCCGCCGGTCGTGAAGGCCCCGCCACTGCATGAGCGGTGCACGGACGCCCCGCCGCCGATGAGCCCCGAACTGCTGGAAGAGGCGCGGCGTGGGGTGCGGCTGATCCATCTGTCCTCCGCCGACCACGATTTCGACGACTGGTCCACACCGGCGAGCAGGGAGCGGCTCAGCCGGGTGGTGGAGGCCTACGGCCCCGGGCTGCCGCAGACCTGCCGGAGCCCTGCCTCGCTCTGGTTCTTCGCGATCATGCTCACCGGCTCTCCTGCTCAGCTGCGGGAGGTACTCGACGAGACCGTACGGTCCTGCCGGAACTTCGGGTACGAGTGGGAGCTGGCCGCCGCCCTGCAGATGCGGGCCAACGTCCTGGCCAACCGGAGCGACTGGGCGGGCGACGCCGCCAGGGACGCAGAGGAGGCCCTCGACATCTTCAGCCGCCTCGGTGACGCCTGGGGCGCAGCCGAGGCACTCTCGGCGCGGGGTGAGGCGCGTGAGCGGCGCGGCGACTTCCTGCCCGCCGGTGAGGACTACCGGATGGCCTTCGGCTACGCCGAGCAGCTCGGCGCCCGGACCCAGGTAGCGGTGTTGCGGGCGCGATACGCCGGGGTGCTCATGGAAGCGGGCCGCGGCGACGAGGGCGAGACGATCCTGCGGCAGATCCTGGAGGAGGAGAGGGGGCCGGACGTCGGGCACGAGGTCTGGCCGGTGGCCCGGATGCTGCTCGCCACCTGGCTGGGCCGCACCGGCCGGCCGGCCGAGGCGCGGGTCGAACTGGCCCTGCTGCACGAGAAGTTCAAGCTGGGGCCGCTGGCCTTCTTCGAGGGGATGCTGTTCGGCCTGATGGCCTGGCTGGACAACGAGGAGGGCCAGTACGCCGACGCCCGGGCCAAGGCGCGGAAGGCGATCACCCGGGCCCGTGACCCGCTGTCGCTGATGGTGGCCCCGCAGATGCCCGCCGCCCATCTGGTCACGTACGCCTGGGCGCTGGCGGGACCCGGCGATCCGGCGGAGGCCCGGGACGCGGTGCGGCTGATCGCGGCGTCCGACGCGCAGCTGCCGCCGGGCCACTTCAGCGCGACCACGGAGCGCGCCAACCGCGAGCAGGCCGAGGCGGCCGGCCGCGCCGCCCTGGGGGACGCCGGCTACGAGCGTGCGTACGCCGAGGGCGGCGGCCTCACCCCGGAGGAGGCCACCGCTCTGGTGGAGCGACGCGATCAGTGA